A stretch of Channa argus isolate prfri chromosome 16, Channa argus male v1.0, whole genome shotgun sequence DNA encodes these proteins:
- the exoc3l4 gene encoding exocyst complex component 3-like protein 4 isoform X3: MEIAGSIWRRSFICGPSPGCGSQVNSGSSFQEQDEDGPDAGPQSSKALGLSKKYSAMSRLRSTIRRGSNKPKIKHKSSTNDESSSEEKNSEDDEQEANQEMPETYTLPEIPHTPLSVMQINKLIETALLEEAHVNLLALRQEFQREQEQCGEDSTMELAKKEKDINLLYEELRNKVMAIVCDSDKEVPVPVARIIQEEEKRAEEPGGLAGSWMEAWREAVVKRVQVKVDSVPLDSKEQSSSWLAVYLGHLGKAIVEDLGSVKSVVRWCYPPSFRVFSTYVKGYHTVVGQHLKQLEEQVTELRDLYALLDWIINKYKSDRIMGSESLQPDMKDESTDLQLEESFLKQLQEKYCCRVKEDISASLDRVIELENEETWRNSKPPQKEDTFLDSQFHMDIWTKVKGLAVNSGKINAPLEQMVLSVSLQELTNFPKRFESEFKRHCGAVEPQSLWIQYHITYINSFAALQEHMEGYKDTCPGEVEGFRREVKCLIVRLVQVLEDQFKEDVKPYLRGMMVRKWLRSDADFNQLYSHTAQLSQHCSVMRPPHAQDVANRLHYHVVKEYVGQLMKNNYSCKNRKHEKAATKIRQQLGKLANLFEDMKSTQDWLYPVGDDLSDIIGQKNKTNIKEHLEPLVKHYPDFSRRHLVAVMNFRGLLRGQEHQLILQRLTELKKKLDGGSIDKSRVLFDDMQVTTNTDCLSVVPLPCLRNLLPDH, translated from the exons ATGGAAATTGCTGGAAGCATCTGGAGAAGGTCATTTATTTGTG GTCCGAGCCCTGGCTGCGGCTCTCAAGTCAACAGTGGGAGCTCCTTCCAGGAACAAGACGAAGATGGGCCTGACGCTGGACCACAGAGCAGCAAGGCTCTGGGGCTTTCAAAGAAAT ATTCTGCCATGTCTAGACTGAGAAGCACTATTCGGAGAGGATCAAACAAACCTAAGATAAAGCATAAGAGCAGCACTAACGATGAAAGCTCCTCCGAGGAGAAGAATAGTGAGGATGATGAGCAGGAGGCGAATCAAGAAATGCCAGAGACGTACACGCTACCAGAAATACCCCACACACCACTGTCAG TGATGCAGATCAACAAGCTGATAGAGACGGCATTGCTGGAGGAGGCTCACGTGAACCTTCTCGCCCTGCGGCAGGAGTTCCAGCGGGAACAGGAACAGTGCGGCGAGGACTCCACCATGGAGCTGGccaagaaggagaaagacatcAATCTCCTCTACGAAGAGCTGAGGAATAAAGTCATGGCCATTGTGTGCGACTCCGACAAGGAGGTGCCGGTCCCTGTGGCCCGAATCattcaggaggaggagaagagagcgGAGGAACCTGGGGGGCTAGCAGGCAGCTGGATGGAGGCCTGGAGGGAGGCAGTGGTTAAAAGGGTGCAGGTTAAGGTGGACAGTGTACCCCTGGACTCCAAGGAGCAGAGCTCCTCCTGGCTGGCTGTTTATCTTGGCCACCTTGGTAAGGCCATCGTGGAGGACTTAGGGAGCGTAAAGAGTGTGGTACGGTGGTGCTACCCACCCAGTTTCAGGGTCTTTAGCACTTACGTGAAAGGTTACCACACAGTTGTCGGGCAACACTTAAAGCAGCTGGAGGAGCAGGTGACGGAGCTGAGGGATCTCTACGCACTGCTCGACTGGAtcatcaacaaatacaaaag CGACAGGATCATGGGAAGTGAGTCTCTGCAGCCGGACATGAAGGATGAGAGCACCGATCTCCAGCTGGAGGAAAGTTTCCTGAAGCAGCTACAGGAGAAATACTGCTGCAGAGTGAAG GAGGACATTAGCGCTTCCCTGGACAGAGTCATTGAACTTGAAAACGAAGAAACCTGGAGGAACAGCAAGCCTCCACAAAAGGAAGACACCTTCCTTGACTCTCAGTTTCACATGGACATCTGGACG AAGGTGAAAGGTCTTGCTGTGAACTCTGGAAAAATTAATGCTCCGCTGGAACAGATGGTTCTGTCCGTCAGCCTGCAGGAACTGACAAACTTCCCAAAGAG GTTTGAGTCGGAGTTCAAGCGTCACTGCGGTGCTGTTGAGCCGCAGTCTCTTTGGATTCAGTATCACATAACCTACATCAACAGCTTCGCTGCTTTACA AGAGCACATGGAGGGGTACAAGGACACCTGCCCAGGTGAGGTGGAAGGCTTCAGGAGAGAGGTGAAGTGCCTGATCGTCAGGCTCGTGCAGGTGTTAGAGGACCAGTTCAAAGAGGATGTCAAG CCGTATCTGAGGGGGATGATGGTGAGGAAGTGGCTAAGGAGCGATGCTGACTTCAATCAGCTTTACTCACACACAGCCCAGCTTTCCCAGCACTGCTCTGTCATGAGGCCTCCACATGCCcag GACGTTGCAAATCGTTTGCACTATCACGTGGTGAAGGAATACGTCGGCCAGCTGATGAAGAATAACTACTCCTGCAagaacaggaaacacgaaaagGCGGCCACCAAGATCCGTCAGCAGTTGGGTAAACTGGCTAACCTGTTCGAGGACATG AAGTCGACTCAGGACTGGCTCTACCCAGTAGGAGACGATCTGAGCGACATCATCGGGCAGAAAAACAAGACGAACATAAAAGAGCATCTTGAACCTTTAGTCAAGCATTACCCAGACTTCAG CAGGAGGCACCTGGTTGCTGTTATGAACTTCAGAGGCCTGCTGAGAGGCCAAGAACACCAGCTGATCCTCCAGAGACTCACAGAGCTGAAGAAGAAACTGGACGGAGGAAGCATTGACAAAAGCAGAGTTTTATTTGACGACATGCAAGTCACCACCAACACAGACTGCCTGTCCGTTGTCCCTCTCCCCTGCCTCAGAAACCTGCTGCCGGACCACTAG
- the exoc3l4 gene encoding exocyst complex component 3-like protein 4 isoform X5 gives MMDESVENPDVDRVSLKSKTPTKDAIKETLGTLRQRFRGVTNGPFSSLRKKRPKTSSEEAPASDDSGSPNSPLSPSLGPSPGCGSQVNSGSSFQEQDEDGPDAGPQSSKALGLSKKYSAMSRLRSTIRRGSNKPKIKHKSSTNDESSSEEKNSEDDEQEANQEMPETYTLPEIPHTPLSVMQINKLIETALLEEAHVNLLALRQEFQREQEQCGEDSTMELAKKEKDINLLYEELRNKVMAIVCDSDKEVPVPVARIIQEEEKRAEEPGGLAGSWMEAWREAVVKRVQVKVDSVPLDSKEQSSSWLAVYLGHLGKAIVEDLGSVKSVVRWCYPPSFRVFSTYVKGYHTVVGQHLKQLEEQVTELRDLYALLDWIINKYKSDRIMGSESLQPDMKDESTDLQLEESFLKQLQEKYCCRVKEDISASLDRVIELENEETWRNSKPPQKEDTFLDSQFHMDIWTKVKGLAVNSGKINAPLEQMVLSVSLQELTNFPKRFESEFKRHCGAVEPQSLWIQYHITYINSFAALQEHMEGYKDTCPGEVEGFRREVKCLIVRLVQVLEDQFKEDVKPYLRGMMVRKWLRSDADFNQLYSHTAQLSQHCSVMRPPHAQDVANRLHYHVVKEYVGQLMKNNYSCKNRKHEKAATKIRQQLGKLANLFEDMKSTQDWLYPVGDDLSDIIGQKNKTNIKEHLEPLVKHYPDFSI, from the exons ATGATGGACGAGTCCGTTGAAAACCCGGACGTGGACAGGGTGTCTCTCAAGAGCAAAACGCCGACCAAGGACGCGATAAAGGAAACCCTGGGCACGCTTAGACAGAGGTTCAGAGGCGTTACAAACGGCCCATTCTCCTCTTTACGCAAGAAGCGGCCGAAGACCAGCTCTGAAGAAGCCCCAGCCAGTGATGATTCAGGATCTCCCAATTCACCCCTGTCGCCATCACTCG GTCCGAGCCCTGGCTGCGGCTCTCAAGTCAACAGTGGGAGCTCCTTCCAGGAACAAGACGAAGATGGGCCTGACGCTGGACCACAGAGCAGCAAGGCTCTGGGGCTTTCAAAGAAAT ATTCTGCCATGTCTAGACTGAGAAGCACTATTCGGAGAGGATCAAACAAACCTAAGATAAAGCATAAGAGCAGCACTAACGATGAAAGCTCCTCCGAGGAGAAGAATAGTGAGGATGATGAGCAGGAGGCGAATCAAGAAATGCCAGAGACGTACACGCTACCAGAAATACCCCACACACCACTGTCAG TGATGCAGATCAACAAGCTGATAGAGACGGCATTGCTGGAGGAGGCTCACGTGAACCTTCTCGCCCTGCGGCAGGAGTTCCAGCGGGAACAGGAACAGTGCGGCGAGGACTCCACCATGGAGCTGGccaagaaggagaaagacatcAATCTCCTCTACGAAGAGCTGAGGAATAAAGTCATGGCCATTGTGTGCGACTCCGACAAGGAGGTGCCGGTCCCTGTGGCCCGAATCattcaggaggaggagaagagagcgGAGGAACCTGGGGGGCTAGCAGGCAGCTGGATGGAGGCCTGGAGGGAGGCAGTGGTTAAAAGGGTGCAGGTTAAGGTGGACAGTGTACCCCTGGACTCCAAGGAGCAGAGCTCCTCCTGGCTGGCTGTTTATCTTGGCCACCTTGGTAAGGCCATCGTGGAGGACTTAGGGAGCGTAAAGAGTGTGGTACGGTGGTGCTACCCACCCAGTTTCAGGGTCTTTAGCACTTACGTGAAAGGTTACCACACAGTTGTCGGGCAACACTTAAAGCAGCTGGAGGAGCAGGTGACGGAGCTGAGGGATCTCTACGCACTGCTCGACTGGAtcatcaacaaatacaaaag CGACAGGATCATGGGAAGTGAGTCTCTGCAGCCGGACATGAAGGATGAGAGCACCGATCTCCAGCTGGAGGAAAGTTTCCTGAAGCAGCTACAGGAGAAATACTGCTGCAGAGTGAAG GAGGACATTAGCGCTTCCCTGGACAGAGTCATTGAACTTGAAAACGAAGAAACCTGGAGGAACAGCAAGCCTCCACAAAAGGAAGACACCTTCCTTGACTCTCAGTTTCACATGGACATCTGGACG AAGGTGAAAGGTCTTGCTGTGAACTCTGGAAAAATTAATGCTCCGCTGGAACAGATGGTTCTGTCCGTCAGCCTGCAGGAACTGACAAACTTCCCAAAGAG GTTTGAGTCGGAGTTCAAGCGTCACTGCGGTGCTGTTGAGCCGCAGTCTCTTTGGATTCAGTATCACATAACCTACATCAACAGCTTCGCTGCTTTACA AGAGCACATGGAGGGGTACAAGGACACCTGCCCAGGTGAGGTGGAAGGCTTCAGGAGAGAGGTGAAGTGCCTGATCGTCAGGCTCGTGCAGGTGTTAGAGGACCAGTTCAAAGAGGATGTCAAG CCGTATCTGAGGGGGATGATGGTGAGGAAGTGGCTAAGGAGCGATGCTGACTTCAATCAGCTTTACTCACACACAGCCCAGCTTTCCCAGCACTGCTCTGTCATGAGGCCTCCACATGCCcag GACGTTGCAAATCGTTTGCACTATCACGTGGTGAAGGAATACGTCGGCCAGCTGATGAAGAATAACTACTCCTGCAagaacaggaaacacgaaaagGCGGCCACCAAGATCCGTCAGCAGTTGGGTAAACTGGCTAACCTGTTCGAGGACATG AAGTCGACTCAGGACTGGCTCTACCCAGTAGGAGACGATCTGAGCGACATCATCGGGCAGAAAAACAAGACGAACATAAAAGAGCATCTTGAACCTTTAGTCAAGCATTACCCAGACTTCAG CATCTGA
- the exoc3l4 gene encoding exocyst complex component 3-like protein 4 isoform X1, with the protein MMDESVENPDVDRVSLKSKTPTKDAIKETLGTLRQRFRGVTNGPFSSLRKKRPKTSSEEAPASDDSGSPNSPLSPSLGPSPGCGSQVNSGSSFQEQDEDGPDAGPQSSKALGLSKKYSAMSRLRSTIRRGSNKPKIKHKSSTNDESSSEEKNSEDDEQEANQEMPETYTLPEIPHTPLSVMQINKLIETALLEEAHVNLLALRQEFQREQEQCGEDSTMELAKKEKDINLLYEELRNKVMAIVCDSDKEVPVPVARIIQEEEKRAEEPGGLAGSWMEAWREAVVKRVQVKVDSVPLDSKEQSSSWLAVYLGHLGKAIVEDLGSVKSVVRWCYPPSFRVFSTYVKGYHTVVGQHLKQLEEQVTELRDLYALLDWIINKYKSDRIMGSESLQPDMKDESTDLQLEESFLKQLQEKYCCRVKEDISASLDRVIELENEETWRNSKPPQKEDTFLDSQFHMDIWTKVKGLAVNSGKINAPLEQMVLSVSLQELTNFPKRFESEFKRHCGAVEPQSLWIQYHITYINSFAALQEHMEGYKDTCPGEVEGFRREVKCLIVRLVQVLEDQFKEDVKPYLRGMMVRKWLRSDADFNQLYSHTAQLSQHCSVMRPPHAQDVANRLHYHVVKEYVGQLMKNNYSCKNRKHEKAATKIRQQLGKLANLFEDMKSTQDWLYPVGDDLSDIIGQKNKTNIKEHLEPLVKHYPDFSRRHLVAVMNFRGLLRGQEHQLILQRLTELKKKLDGGSIDKSRVLFDDMQVTTNTDCLSVVPLPCLRNLLPDH; encoded by the exons ATGATGGACGAGTCCGTTGAAAACCCGGACGTGGACAGGGTGTCTCTCAAGAGCAAAACGCCGACCAAGGACGCGATAAAGGAAACCCTGGGCACGCTTAGACAGAGGTTCAGAGGCGTTACAAACGGCCCATTCTCCTCTTTACGCAAGAAGCGGCCGAAGACCAGCTCTGAAGAAGCCCCAGCCAGTGATGATTCAGGATCTCCCAATTCACCCCTGTCGCCATCACTCG GTCCGAGCCCTGGCTGCGGCTCTCAAGTCAACAGTGGGAGCTCCTTCCAGGAACAAGACGAAGATGGGCCTGACGCTGGACCACAGAGCAGCAAGGCTCTGGGGCTTTCAAAGAAAT ATTCTGCCATGTCTAGACTGAGAAGCACTATTCGGAGAGGATCAAACAAACCTAAGATAAAGCATAAGAGCAGCACTAACGATGAAAGCTCCTCCGAGGAGAAGAATAGTGAGGATGATGAGCAGGAGGCGAATCAAGAAATGCCAGAGACGTACACGCTACCAGAAATACCCCACACACCACTGTCAG TGATGCAGATCAACAAGCTGATAGAGACGGCATTGCTGGAGGAGGCTCACGTGAACCTTCTCGCCCTGCGGCAGGAGTTCCAGCGGGAACAGGAACAGTGCGGCGAGGACTCCACCATGGAGCTGGccaagaaggagaaagacatcAATCTCCTCTACGAAGAGCTGAGGAATAAAGTCATGGCCATTGTGTGCGACTCCGACAAGGAGGTGCCGGTCCCTGTGGCCCGAATCattcaggaggaggagaagagagcgGAGGAACCTGGGGGGCTAGCAGGCAGCTGGATGGAGGCCTGGAGGGAGGCAGTGGTTAAAAGGGTGCAGGTTAAGGTGGACAGTGTACCCCTGGACTCCAAGGAGCAGAGCTCCTCCTGGCTGGCTGTTTATCTTGGCCACCTTGGTAAGGCCATCGTGGAGGACTTAGGGAGCGTAAAGAGTGTGGTACGGTGGTGCTACCCACCCAGTTTCAGGGTCTTTAGCACTTACGTGAAAGGTTACCACACAGTTGTCGGGCAACACTTAAAGCAGCTGGAGGAGCAGGTGACGGAGCTGAGGGATCTCTACGCACTGCTCGACTGGAtcatcaacaaatacaaaag CGACAGGATCATGGGAAGTGAGTCTCTGCAGCCGGACATGAAGGATGAGAGCACCGATCTCCAGCTGGAGGAAAGTTTCCTGAAGCAGCTACAGGAGAAATACTGCTGCAGAGTGAAG GAGGACATTAGCGCTTCCCTGGACAGAGTCATTGAACTTGAAAACGAAGAAACCTGGAGGAACAGCAAGCCTCCACAAAAGGAAGACACCTTCCTTGACTCTCAGTTTCACATGGACATCTGGACG AAGGTGAAAGGTCTTGCTGTGAACTCTGGAAAAATTAATGCTCCGCTGGAACAGATGGTTCTGTCCGTCAGCCTGCAGGAACTGACAAACTTCCCAAAGAG GTTTGAGTCGGAGTTCAAGCGTCACTGCGGTGCTGTTGAGCCGCAGTCTCTTTGGATTCAGTATCACATAACCTACATCAACAGCTTCGCTGCTTTACA AGAGCACATGGAGGGGTACAAGGACACCTGCCCAGGTGAGGTGGAAGGCTTCAGGAGAGAGGTGAAGTGCCTGATCGTCAGGCTCGTGCAGGTGTTAGAGGACCAGTTCAAAGAGGATGTCAAG CCGTATCTGAGGGGGATGATGGTGAGGAAGTGGCTAAGGAGCGATGCTGACTTCAATCAGCTTTACTCACACACAGCCCAGCTTTCCCAGCACTGCTCTGTCATGAGGCCTCCACATGCCcag GACGTTGCAAATCGTTTGCACTATCACGTGGTGAAGGAATACGTCGGCCAGCTGATGAAGAATAACTACTCCTGCAagaacaggaaacacgaaaagGCGGCCACCAAGATCCGTCAGCAGTTGGGTAAACTGGCTAACCTGTTCGAGGACATG AAGTCGACTCAGGACTGGCTCTACCCAGTAGGAGACGATCTGAGCGACATCATCGGGCAGAAAAACAAGACGAACATAAAAGAGCATCTTGAACCTTTAGTCAAGCATTACCCAGACTTCAG CAGGAGGCACCTGGTTGCTGTTATGAACTTCAGAGGCCTGCTGAGAGGCCAAGAACACCAGCTGATCCTCCAGAGACTCACAGAGCTGAAGAAGAAACTGGACGGAGGAAGCATTGACAAAAGCAGAGTTTTATTTGACGACATGCAAGTCACCACCAACACAGACTGCCTGTCCGTTGTCCCTCTCCCCTGCCTCAGAAACCTGCTGCCGGACCACTAG
- the exoc3l4 gene encoding exocyst complex component 3-like protein 4 isoform X2, protein MMDESVENPDVDRVSLKSKTPTKDAIKETLGTLRQRFRGVTNGPFSSLRKKRPKTSSEEAPASDDSGSPNSPLSPSLDSAMSRLRSTIRRGSNKPKIKHKSSTNDESSSEEKNSEDDEQEANQEMPETYTLPEIPHTPLSVMQINKLIETALLEEAHVNLLALRQEFQREQEQCGEDSTMELAKKEKDINLLYEELRNKVMAIVCDSDKEVPVPVARIIQEEEKRAEEPGGLAGSWMEAWREAVVKRVQVKVDSVPLDSKEQSSSWLAVYLGHLGKAIVEDLGSVKSVVRWCYPPSFRVFSTYVKGYHTVVGQHLKQLEEQVTELRDLYALLDWIINKYKSDRIMGSESLQPDMKDESTDLQLEESFLKQLQEKYCCRVKEDISASLDRVIELENEETWRNSKPPQKEDTFLDSQFHMDIWTKVKGLAVNSGKINAPLEQMVLSVSLQELTNFPKRFESEFKRHCGAVEPQSLWIQYHITYINSFAALQEHMEGYKDTCPGEVEGFRREVKCLIVRLVQVLEDQFKEDVKPYLRGMMVRKWLRSDADFNQLYSHTAQLSQHCSVMRPPHAQDVANRLHYHVVKEYVGQLMKNNYSCKNRKHEKAATKIRQQLGKLANLFEDMKSTQDWLYPVGDDLSDIIGQKNKTNIKEHLEPLVKHYPDFSRRHLVAVMNFRGLLRGQEHQLILQRLTELKKKLDGGSIDKSRVLFDDMQVTTNTDCLSVVPLPCLRNLLPDH, encoded by the exons ATGATGGACGAGTCCGTTGAAAACCCGGACGTGGACAGGGTGTCTCTCAAGAGCAAAACGCCGACCAAGGACGCGATAAAGGAAACCCTGGGCACGCTTAGACAGAGGTTCAGAGGCGTTACAAACGGCCCATTCTCCTCTTTACGCAAGAAGCGGCCGAAGACCAGCTCTGAAGAAGCCCCAGCCAGTGATGATTCAGGATCTCCCAATTCACCCCTGTCGCCATCACTCG ATTCTGCCATGTCTAGACTGAGAAGCACTATTCGGAGAGGATCAAACAAACCTAAGATAAAGCATAAGAGCAGCACTAACGATGAAAGCTCCTCCGAGGAGAAGAATAGTGAGGATGATGAGCAGGAGGCGAATCAAGAAATGCCAGAGACGTACACGCTACCAGAAATACCCCACACACCACTGTCAG TGATGCAGATCAACAAGCTGATAGAGACGGCATTGCTGGAGGAGGCTCACGTGAACCTTCTCGCCCTGCGGCAGGAGTTCCAGCGGGAACAGGAACAGTGCGGCGAGGACTCCACCATGGAGCTGGccaagaaggagaaagacatcAATCTCCTCTACGAAGAGCTGAGGAATAAAGTCATGGCCATTGTGTGCGACTCCGACAAGGAGGTGCCGGTCCCTGTGGCCCGAATCattcaggaggaggagaagagagcgGAGGAACCTGGGGGGCTAGCAGGCAGCTGGATGGAGGCCTGGAGGGAGGCAGTGGTTAAAAGGGTGCAGGTTAAGGTGGACAGTGTACCCCTGGACTCCAAGGAGCAGAGCTCCTCCTGGCTGGCTGTTTATCTTGGCCACCTTGGTAAGGCCATCGTGGAGGACTTAGGGAGCGTAAAGAGTGTGGTACGGTGGTGCTACCCACCCAGTTTCAGGGTCTTTAGCACTTACGTGAAAGGTTACCACACAGTTGTCGGGCAACACTTAAAGCAGCTGGAGGAGCAGGTGACGGAGCTGAGGGATCTCTACGCACTGCTCGACTGGAtcatcaacaaatacaaaag CGACAGGATCATGGGAAGTGAGTCTCTGCAGCCGGACATGAAGGATGAGAGCACCGATCTCCAGCTGGAGGAAAGTTTCCTGAAGCAGCTACAGGAGAAATACTGCTGCAGAGTGAAG GAGGACATTAGCGCTTCCCTGGACAGAGTCATTGAACTTGAAAACGAAGAAACCTGGAGGAACAGCAAGCCTCCACAAAAGGAAGACACCTTCCTTGACTCTCAGTTTCACATGGACATCTGGACG AAGGTGAAAGGTCTTGCTGTGAACTCTGGAAAAATTAATGCTCCGCTGGAACAGATGGTTCTGTCCGTCAGCCTGCAGGAACTGACAAACTTCCCAAAGAG GTTTGAGTCGGAGTTCAAGCGTCACTGCGGTGCTGTTGAGCCGCAGTCTCTTTGGATTCAGTATCACATAACCTACATCAACAGCTTCGCTGCTTTACA AGAGCACATGGAGGGGTACAAGGACACCTGCCCAGGTGAGGTGGAAGGCTTCAGGAGAGAGGTGAAGTGCCTGATCGTCAGGCTCGTGCAGGTGTTAGAGGACCAGTTCAAAGAGGATGTCAAG CCGTATCTGAGGGGGATGATGGTGAGGAAGTGGCTAAGGAGCGATGCTGACTTCAATCAGCTTTACTCACACACAGCCCAGCTTTCCCAGCACTGCTCTGTCATGAGGCCTCCACATGCCcag GACGTTGCAAATCGTTTGCACTATCACGTGGTGAAGGAATACGTCGGCCAGCTGATGAAGAATAACTACTCCTGCAagaacaggaaacacgaaaagGCGGCCACCAAGATCCGTCAGCAGTTGGGTAAACTGGCTAACCTGTTCGAGGACATG AAGTCGACTCAGGACTGGCTCTACCCAGTAGGAGACGATCTGAGCGACATCATCGGGCAGAAAAACAAGACGAACATAAAAGAGCATCTTGAACCTTTAGTCAAGCATTACCCAGACTTCAG CAGGAGGCACCTGGTTGCTGTTATGAACTTCAGAGGCCTGCTGAGAGGCCAAGAACACCAGCTGATCCTCCAGAGACTCACAGAGCTGAAGAAGAAACTGGACGGAGGAAGCATTGACAAAAGCAGAGTTTTATTTGACGACATGCAAGTCACCACCAACACAGACTGCCTGTCCGTTGTCCCTCTCCCCTGCCTCAGAAACCTGCTGCCGGACCACTAG
- the exoc3l4 gene encoding exocyst complex component 3-like protein 4 isoform X4 gives MMDESVENPDVDRVSLKSKTPTKDAIKETLGTLRQRFRGVTNGPFSSLRKKRPKTSSEEAPASDDSGSPNSPLSPSLGPSPGCGSQVNSGSSFQEQDEDGPDAGPQSSKALGLSKKYSAMSRLRSTIRRGSNKPKIKHKSSTNDESSSEEKNSEDDEQEANQEMPETYTLPEIPHTPLSVMQINKLIETALLEEAHVNLLALRQEFQREQEQCGEDSTMELAKKEKDINLLYEELRNKVMAIVCDSDKEVPVPVARIIQEEEKRAEEPGGLAGSWMEAWREAVVKRVQVKVDSVPLDSKEQSSSWLAVYLGHLGKAIVEDLGSVKSVVRWCYPPSFRVFSTYVKGYHTVVGQHLKQLEEQVTELRDLYALLDWIINKYKSDRIMGSESLQPDMKDESTDLQLEESFLKQLQEKYCCRVKEDISASLDRVIELENEETWRNSKPPQKEDTFLDSQFHMDIWTKVKGLAVNSGKINAPLEQMVLSVSLQELTNFPKRFESEFKRHCGAVEPQSLWIQYHITYINSFAALQEHMEGYKDTCPGEVEGFRREVKCLIVRLVQVLEDQFKEDVKPYLRGMMVRKWLRSDADFNQLYSHTAQLSQHCSVMRPPHAQDVANRLHYHVVKEYVGQLMKNNYSCKNRKHEKAATKIRQQLGKLANLFEDMKSTQDWLYPVGDDLSDIIGQKNKTNIKEHLEPLVKHYPDFSLTENEEDT, from the exons ATGATGGACGAGTCCGTTGAAAACCCGGACGTGGACAGGGTGTCTCTCAAGAGCAAAACGCCGACCAAGGACGCGATAAAGGAAACCCTGGGCACGCTTAGACAGAGGTTCAGAGGCGTTACAAACGGCCCATTCTCCTCTTTACGCAAGAAGCGGCCGAAGACCAGCTCTGAAGAAGCCCCAGCCAGTGATGATTCAGGATCTCCCAATTCACCCCTGTCGCCATCACTCG GTCCGAGCCCTGGCTGCGGCTCTCAAGTCAACAGTGGGAGCTCCTTCCAGGAACAAGACGAAGATGGGCCTGACGCTGGACCACAGAGCAGCAAGGCTCTGGGGCTTTCAAAGAAAT ATTCTGCCATGTCTAGACTGAGAAGCACTATTCGGAGAGGATCAAACAAACCTAAGATAAAGCATAAGAGCAGCACTAACGATGAAAGCTCCTCCGAGGAGAAGAATAGTGAGGATGATGAGCAGGAGGCGAATCAAGAAATGCCAGAGACGTACACGCTACCAGAAATACCCCACACACCACTGTCAG TGATGCAGATCAACAAGCTGATAGAGACGGCATTGCTGGAGGAGGCTCACGTGAACCTTCTCGCCCTGCGGCAGGAGTTCCAGCGGGAACAGGAACAGTGCGGCGAGGACTCCACCATGGAGCTGGccaagaaggagaaagacatcAATCTCCTCTACGAAGAGCTGAGGAATAAAGTCATGGCCATTGTGTGCGACTCCGACAAGGAGGTGCCGGTCCCTGTGGCCCGAATCattcaggaggaggagaagagagcgGAGGAACCTGGGGGGCTAGCAGGCAGCTGGATGGAGGCCTGGAGGGAGGCAGTGGTTAAAAGGGTGCAGGTTAAGGTGGACAGTGTACCCCTGGACTCCAAGGAGCAGAGCTCCTCCTGGCTGGCTGTTTATCTTGGCCACCTTGGTAAGGCCATCGTGGAGGACTTAGGGAGCGTAAAGAGTGTGGTACGGTGGTGCTACCCACCCAGTTTCAGGGTCTTTAGCACTTACGTGAAAGGTTACCACACAGTTGTCGGGCAACACTTAAAGCAGCTGGAGGAGCAGGTGACGGAGCTGAGGGATCTCTACGCACTGCTCGACTGGAtcatcaacaaatacaaaag CGACAGGATCATGGGAAGTGAGTCTCTGCAGCCGGACATGAAGGATGAGAGCACCGATCTCCAGCTGGAGGAAAGTTTCCTGAAGCAGCTACAGGAGAAATACTGCTGCAGAGTGAAG GAGGACATTAGCGCTTCCCTGGACAGAGTCATTGAACTTGAAAACGAAGAAACCTGGAGGAACAGCAAGCCTCCACAAAAGGAAGACACCTTCCTTGACTCTCAGTTTCACATGGACATCTGGACG AAGGTGAAAGGTCTTGCTGTGAACTCTGGAAAAATTAATGCTCCGCTGGAACAGATGGTTCTGTCCGTCAGCCTGCAGGAACTGACAAACTTCCCAAAGAG GTTTGAGTCGGAGTTCAAGCGTCACTGCGGTGCTGTTGAGCCGCAGTCTCTTTGGATTCAGTATCACATAACCTACATCAACAGCTTCGCTGCTTTACA AGAGCACATGGAGGGGTACAAGGACACCTGCCCAGGTGAGGTGGAAGGCTTCAGGAGAGAGGTGAAGTGCCTGATCGTCAGGCTCGTGCAGGTGTTAGAGGACCAGTTCAAAGAGGATGTCAAG CCGTATCTGAGGGGGATGATGGTGAGGAAGTGGCTAAGGAGCGATGCTGACTTCAATCAGCTTTACTCACACACAGCCCAGCTTTCCCAGCACTGCTCTGTCATGAGGCCTCCACATGCCcag GACGTTGCAAATCGTTTGCACTATCACGTGGTGAAGGAATACGTCGGCCAGCTGATGAAGAATAACTACTCCTGCAagaacaggaaacacgaaaagGCGGCCACCAAGATCCGTCAGCAGTTGGGTAAACTGGCTAACCTGTTCGAGGACATG AAGTCGACTCAGGACTGGCTCTACCCAGTAGGAGACGATCTGAGCGACATCATCGGGCAGAAAAACAAGACGAACATAAAAGAGCATCTTGAACCTTTAGTCAAGCATTACCCAGACTTCAG TTTAACAGAGAATGAAGAGGACACTTAG